Proteins co-encoded in one Corynebacterium lujinxingii genomic window:
- a CDS encoding ATP-binding protein, with the protein MREAKLLGSTAALERFDAYPGRGVTQDRIDRLATCEWIDYGKDLIIVGATGTGKSFLAQALAVAACRKKLTARYFRLNDLANDFDAAAEHPQARKQLLADLQAPALVVIDDFLATDVSAHALNQVFNLLVGREHASTVIASQHEPDYWYDVFSEAALADAVMSRLANHGSKLTLTGEDMRTRDDIKQERMAPTTPTRLRQPRKP; encoded by the coding sequence TTGCGTGAAGCGAAACTCCTTGGCTCAACCGCCGCACTCGAGCGCTTCGATGCCTATCCCGGCCGCGGTGTGACCCAAGACCGCATCGACCGGCTCGCCACCTGCGAATGGATCGACTACGGCAAAGACCTCATCATCGTGGGAGCTACCGGCACCGGTAAAAGTTTTCTCGCTCAAGCCCTGGCCGTCGCGGCGTGCCGCAAAAAGCTCACCGCCCGTTACTTCCGGCTCAACGACCTGGCCAACGATTTCGACGCCGCGGCTGAGCATCCCCAGGCCCGCAAACAGCTCCTCGCCGACCTGCAAGCCCCGGCACTTGTCGTCATCGATGACTTTCTCGCCACCGATGTATCAGCGCACGCGTTGAACCAGGTATTCAACCTGCTCGTCGGGCGTGAGCATGCCTCTACCGTGATCGCCAGCCAACACGAACCCGATTACTGGTACGACGTGTTCTCCGAGGCAGCACTGGCAGACGCAGTCATGTCCAGACTCGCCAACCACGGCTCGAAACTCACCCTGACAGGAGAAGACATGCGAACCCGCGACGACATCAAACAAGAAAGGATGGCCCCTACGACACCCACACGGCTACGTCAACCCCGAAAGCCGTAA
- a CDS encoding heavy metal translocating P-type ATPase, translated as MNAEFDTSTQLTAQSRRRWWQSSEMVALAVAAVLLAAGLAVEWTIHSEPVALTFFWATIVIGGAYPLRDAIRAVRNRRLTITVLLIMAAIGAIALGVIEEAAMLVVIFSLGEAMEAYATDKARGSISALLELAPPNANRLTAGGFTETVAVEALHPGDVVLVRPGERLPTDGTVTEGTSWVDASPVTGESVPVEASAGAEVFGGSLNGNGVLRVQVTKEHYDTILARVIEQVEEAQANRSRTERFADRFSAVYTPAMFALSVLVALVLPLFGFEWREAIYRALVILVVSCSCALVISVPVSVVTAIARGARDGIMIKGGIYLERLADIKAVAFDKTGTLTRGRPALDQVTAFGGTTEQEALALAAAVEAGSEHPIAAAITAGARDRGLDIPTARDARALPGAGMEAVVDGRAMHIGRPSDADRTDPQVGAAVAGAEANGCTAVVLREDTRPLAVLAVADQLRPDAHSTIAELHELGIERVLMLTGDNATVAKTTAHALGLDDYRAELLPEDKSAAVRELREQYGVIAMVGDGVNDAPALANADLAVAMGAAGTDVALETSDVALMADELDRLPAAIRLSRRARNNIKINIALSLAVVAILIIAALAGWMTLTTGLLLNEGSAALIILNGLRMMLPGRGETRQKRTA; from the coding sequence ATGAATGCCGAATTTGACACCTCAACACAGCTCACCGCTCAGTCCCGGCGCCGGTGGTGGCAGAGCAGCGAGATGGTGGCCCTGGCGGTAGCCGCGGTGCTGCTGGCCGCGGGGCTGGCCGTGGAGTGGACCATCCACTCCGAGCCGGTGGCCCTGACCTTTTTCTGGGCCACGATCGTCATCGGCGGCGCCTACCCGCTGCGCGACGCCATCCGCGCCGTGCGCAACAGGCGGCTGACCATCACCGTGCTGCTGATCATGGCCGCCATCGGTGCGATCGCGCTGGGGGTGATCGAAGAAGCCGCGATGCTCGTGGTCATCTTTAGCCTGGGCGAGGCGATGGAAGCCTACGCCACCGACAAGGCACGCGGCTCCATCAGCGCGCTGTTGGAGCTGGCACCCCCGAACGCGAACCGGCTCACAGCCGGGGGCTTCACCGAAACCGTGGCCGTGGAGGCGCTGCACCCCGGTGATGTCGTCCTCGTCCGCCCCGGTGAGCGTCTGCCCACCGACGGCACCGTCACCGAGGGTACTTCGTGGGTCGATGCCAGCCCGGTCACCGGCGAATCCGTGCCGGTGGAGGCTTCCGCCGGGGCCGAGGTCTTCGGCGGAAGCCTGAACGGCAACGGCGTGCTGCGCGTCCAGGTGACCAAGGAGCACTACGACACCATCCTCGCCCGGGTGATCGAACAGGTAGAGGAGGCCCAGGCTAACCGCAGCCGCACCGAGCGCTTCGCCGACCGGTTCAGCGCCGTCTACACCCCCGCCATGTTCGCCCTTTCGGTCCTGGTGGCCCTGGTTCTGCCGTTGTTCGGCTTCGAATGGCGTGAGGCCATCTATCGAGCCCTTGTAATCCTTGTTGTCTCCTGCTCCTGCGCGCTGGTCATCTCCGTGCCGGTCAGCGTCGTCACCGCCATCGCCCGCGGAGCACGGGACGGCATCATGATCAAGGGCGGCATCTACCTCGAACGCCTGGCCGACATCAAGGCCGTCGCCTTCGACAAGACCGGCACACTCACCCGCGGCCGGCCTGCCCTGGACCAGGTCACCGCGTTCGGCGGCACCACCGAACAGGAAGCCCTCGCACTGGCCGCCGCCGTCGAGGCCGGCAGCGAACACCCCATCGCCGCCGCCATCACCGCCGGGGCCAGGGACCGGGGCCTCGACATCCCCACCGCCAGGGACGCCCGCGCCCTCCCCGGGGCCGGCATGGAGGCCGTCGTCGACGGCCGAGCCATGCACATCGGCCGGCCCTCGGACGCGGACCGCACCGACCCGCAAGTCGGAGCGGCCGTGGCCGGAGCCGAGGCAAACGGCTGCACCGCCGTCGTACTGCGCGAGGACACCCGGCCACTGGCCGTTCTGGCGGTCGCGGACCAGTTGCGCCCCGACGCCCACAGCACTATCGCCGAACTGCACGAACTAGGCATCGAACGGGTGCTGATGCTCACCGGAGACAACGCCACCGTCGCTAAAACCACCGCCCATGCCCTGGGTCTGGACGACTACCGCGCCGAACTGCTGCCCGAGGACAAATCAGCCGCCGTACGTGAATTGCGCGAACAGTACGGGGTTATCGCCATGGTCGGCGACGGAGTCAACGACGCCCCCGCACTGGCCAACGCGGACCTGGCCGTCGCCATGGGCGCCGCCGGAACCGACGTCGCACTCGAAACCTCTGACGTCGCACTCATGGCCGACGAACTGGACCGGCTCCCCGCAGCCATCCGCCTCTCCCGACGGGCCCGGAACAACATCAAGATCAACATCGCGCTCAGCCTTGCCGTCGTGGCCATTCTGATCATCGCGGCCCTCGCCGGCTGGATGACCCTCACCACGGGACTGCTGCTGAATGAAGGCAGCGCCGCGCTGATCATCCTCAACGGCCTGCGTATGATGCTCCCCGGCCGCGGCGAAACCCGGCAAAAACGAACTGCATAG
- a CDS encoding ArsR/SmtB family transcription factor yields MSGEPITAAQAEAVSRMFKALADPVRLRLMSMVLSHEGGEACAMCDLTEGFDLAVSTLSHHLKILHDAGLVDRDKRGVWVYYKARPEAMDALRTLFGSDLSTPPAEAG; encoded by the coding sequence TTGTCCGGTGAGCCAATCACGGCGGCCCAGGCCGAGGCCGTCTCCCGGATGTTCAAGGCCCTGGCGGATCCGGTCCGGCTGCGGCTGATGTCCATGGTGCTCTCGCACGAGGGCGGCGAGGCATGCGCAATGTGTGACCTGACCGAGGGCTTCGACCTGGCAGTTTCGACACTCAGCCACCACCTGAAAATCCTGCACGACGCCGGGCTCGTTGACCGTGACAAGCGAGGGGTGTGGGTCTACTACAAGGCCCGCCCCGAGGCCATGGATGCTCTGCGCACCCTCTTCGGTTCCGACCTTTCCACGCCGCCGGCAGAAGCTGGTTGA
- a CDS encoding VOC family protein has protein sequence MNRELVFIVYVSDIQKSVDFYRDLLEVETTFETPRYVTFGLAEGVALALWTGESSALAGEPVRTSEVCLNVTAEQVQETYDAWVAKGVRVIEEPHEDVFGTTFVVADPDGNRVRVAPID, from the coding sequence ATGAACCGCGAATTGGTTTTCATCGTCTACGTCAGCGACATCCAGAAATCGGTTGACTTCTACAGGGATTTGCTCGAAGTCGAAACAACTTTTGAAACACCGCGTTACGTCACTTTCGGACTAGCGGAAGGCGTTGCTCTGGCTCTGTGGACTGGAGAGTCATCAGCTCTGGCGGGCGAACCAGTACGTACTTCGGAAGTTTGTCTGAACGTCACAGCAGAGCAGGTGCAGGAGACTTACGACGCCTGGGTTGCGAAGGGTGTTCGAGTCATCGAAGAGCCGCACGAGGACGTATTCGGCACTACATTCGTCGTTGCCGACCCTGACGGCAATCGCGTTCGGGTCGCGCCAATCGACTAG
- a CDS encoding helix-turn-helix domain-containing protein: MVRPKPGSPASLYPGWPDSLDVTVTEHQMIQAMVINLRRERNRYRSVKGVAEKSGVAASTISDILNGNSWPTLETVARLEVGLGVRLWPGVKTTRGNT, encoded by the coding sequence ATGGTAAGACCGAAGCCCGGTAGCCCCGCCAGCCTCTACCCTGGCTGGCCCGACAGTCTCGATGTGACCGTGACCGAGCATCAGATGATCCAGGCCATGGTGATCAACCTTCGGCGCGAGCGGAACCGCTACCGAAGCGTCAAGGGGGTCGCGGAGAAGTCTGGCGTCGCCGCCTCGACTATCTCGGACATCCTCAACGGCAATTCGTGGCCGACGTTGGAGACCGTGGCCAGGCTCGAAGTCGGACTCGGTGTGCGTCTGTGGCCGGGGGTAAAGACCACCCGCGGAAATACGTAG
- a CDS encoding helix-turn-helix domain-containing protein, producing MSTYPPPREAYPEWPDVNPEGLEPVYAKALGMRQLLVREIERYIERGWASSQQDFAQRAGIGETVLRRWLSGERWPAVHTVAAAEAVLETSLWPHQVSRKPHLRSKGGYDYP from the coding sequence ATGTCCACCTACCCACCGCCGCGCGAGGCCTACCCAGAGTGGCCCGACGTCAACCCCGAGGGGCTTGAGCCCGTCTACGCCAAGGCACTCGGAATGCGTCAGTTGTTGGTGCGCGAGATTGAGCGGTACATCGAGCGCGGCTGGGCAAGTTCCCAGCAGGACTTTGCCCAACGCGCCGGCATTGGAGAGACAGTCCTTCGTCGCTGGCTTTCCGGCGAGCGGTGGCCCGCCGTGCATACCGTCGCGGCGGCCGAGGCGGTGCTCGAGACGTCGCTCTGGCCGCACCAGGTCTCGCGGAAGCCGCACCTGCGTTCCAAGGGCGGCTACGACTACCCCTAG
- a CDS encoding site-specific integrase, with protein MSTTPHQVIAGYTPTVIPANRWGAVRDFVTDAVSTAVTEDWSADKTRAALRTVARLADFVSMTGREVSVGNVFTEATVNAFVDQSGYSTHVQGTTRSLLRVVGQAVHRHYDTPRERPQYGTDKKSAPYTQDEMTRLRHWADGEATVQRRQQANLLLALTLGAGLRSGEVATLTAADVETDDTGTVVYPSGYRGAGRRFVPVDHDWAQPIREAVERAVSEESWLFRPERTTEGAGTVALFTKRSHRPSLAVDMSRARTTWIVTQVRRGVPESAVIEAAGLKDLQHYRRFLVSDEQTTAREARALLHGGPKRVSGRASLTVIRGGA; from the coding sequence ATGTCCACCACACCGCATCAAGTCATTGCCGGATACACCCCGACGGTGATCCCGGCGAATCGCTGGGGCGCGGTCCGAGACTTCGTTACGGACGCCGTTTCGACTGCCGTGACGGAGGACTGGAGCGCGGACAAGACCCGCGCCGCGTTGCGAACTGTCGCCCGTCTCGCTGATTTCGTTTCGATGACCGGACGGGAAGTCTCGGTCGGAAACGTTTTCACCGAGGCCACGGTCAATGCCTTCGTTGACCAGTCTGGGTACAGCACCCACGTCCAAGGCACCACTCGCTCGCTGCTTCGGGTTGTTGGCCAGGCAGTTCACCGCCACTACGACACGCCCAGGGAAAGGCCGCAGTACGGCACCGACAAGAAGAGCGCCCCGTACACACAGGACGAGATGACTCGCCTACGCCATTGGGCGGACGGTGAGGCCACTGTCCAGCGCCGTCAGCAAGCCAACCTTCTTTTGGCACTCACTCTCGGAGCAGGGCTTCGATCCGGAGAGGTCGCGACGCTTACCGCTGCGGATGTCGAGACGGACGATACCGGGACAGTGGTGTACCCGTCGGGCTACCGCGGTGCGGGACGGCGTTTTGTGCCCGTAGACCACGACTGGGCGCAGCCGATTCGGGAAGCCGTGGAGCGTGCGGTGAGCGAGGAGAGCTGGTTGTTCCGCCCGGAGCGGACGACCGAAGGCGCTGGCACCGTGGCGCTGTTCACGAAGCGCTCGCACCGCCCGTCGCTGGCCGTGGACATGTCGCGCGCTCGTACGACGTGGATCGTCACCCAAGTCCGCCGGGGCGTTCCAGAGTCCGCAGTGATTGAGGCCGCTGGTCTGAAAGACCTCCAGCACTATCGAAGGTTCCTCGTCAGTGACGAGCAAACCACCGCGCGAGAAGCGCGAGCGCTGCTGCACGGAGGTCCGAAGCGGGTCTCGGGACGGGCTTCCCTCACCGTAATTCGAGGCGGGGCGTAG
- the polA gene encoding DNA polymerase I, translated as MAFRAFYALPAENFSTSGGQHTNAVYGFLSMFSNILSEEKPTHAAVAFDVGRKTFRTERFPEYKAQRESAPPEFKGQVPIIEEVLGDLGIVTLSKENFEADDIVATLVTQARAEGDFEIVLVSGDRDYIQLVDDTTTLLYPMRGVSTLTRFTPEEVENKYGLTPAQYPDFAALRGDPSDNLPSVPKVGEKTATKWITQYGSLDGLIDNADELKGQAANNFRERIEQVRLNRELTQMVTDVDLPVAPDGLELKPADVTQVASHFDDLEFGVNLRERVLAAVATDGSAPEPETVELEDVTLDDEPLDTWLKSREGQGLALYLSGTDTPGDGDLTGLAVVDKQRHGIAKLAADLSADEDAALQRWLESDDPKYLHEAKAAYHMLRGRGITLRGIAHDTAIAAYLLRPGQRTYALEDVYQRHLQRQLSTSSDQLSLLDDSGDVDAAAAILELSAELTKELREIDSFELYADLELPLVTVLAEMEHTGIAVDADVLEELRKDLTQKVEQVEEQARQLVDEPTLNLSSPKQLSVVLFDKLDLPKTKKTKTGYSTAAAEIEALAEKNPHPFLDFLLSHREHQKMKSTVEGLIKTVQPDGRIHTTFNQTVASTGRLSSAEPNLQNIPVRTEAGRKIRSAFAVGEGYECLLTADYSQIEMRVMAHLSQDEGLIEAYRAGEDLHNFVGSRVFDVPIDQVTPELRRRVKAMSYGLVYGLSAYGLSNQLSISAGEAKGIMENYFERFGGVKRYLDEVVEQARRDGYTSTVFGRRRYLPELTSDNRVARENAERAALNAPIQGTAADIIKVAMLRVDDALRDHTSRVLLQVHDELVVEVAPGELEEVQAIVEREMDGAIELLVPLEVSAGTGANWEEAAH; from the coding sequence ATGGCCTTCCGCGCGTTCTACGCCCTGCCCGCGGAAAACTTCTCCACCTCGGGCGGACAGCACACGAACGCCGTCTACGGGTTCTTGTCCATGTTCTCGAATATCCTCTCCGAGGAAAAGCCCACGCACGCGGCGGTGGCGTTCGACGTCGGCCGCAAGACGTTTCGCACCGAGCGTTTCCCGGAGTACAAGGCCCAGCGCGAATCCGCGCCACCGGAGTTCAAGGGGCAGGTGCCGATTATCGAGGAGGTTCTGGGAGACCTCGGCATCGTCACGCTGAGCAAGGAGAATTTCGAGGCGGACGATATCGTCGCCACGCTAGTCACGCAGGCGCGCGCCGAGGGCGACTTCGAGATCGTGCTGGTCAGTGGCGACCGCGACTACATCCAGCTTGTCGACGACACCACGACCCTCCTGTATCCCATGCGCGGCGTGTCCACGCTCACGCGCTTTACGCCGGAGGAGGTGGAGAACAAGTACGGCCTCACGCCCGCGCAGTACCCGGATTTCGCGGCGCTGCGCGGCGACCCGTCCGACAACCTGCCGAGCGTGCCCAAGGTGGGGGAGAAGACCGCCACAAAGTGGATCACGCAGTACGGCTCGCTCGACGGTCTGATCGACAATGCGGACGAACTCAAGGGGCAGGCCGCGAATAACTTCCGCGAGCGCATTGAGCAGGTTCGTCTCAACCGCGAACTGACGCAGATGGTCACCGATGTCGACTTGCCGGTCGCCCCGGACGGGCTCGAGCTCAAGCCGGCTGACGTGACCCAGGTTGCGTCGCATTTCGACGACCTCGAATTCGGCGTCAACCTCCGCGAACGTGTCCTCGCGGCGGTCGCCACCGACGGCTCCGCGCCCGAGCCTGAAACGGTCGAGCTCGAGGACGTCACGCTTGACGACGAACCCCTCGATACCTGGCTCAAATCCCGTGAAGGTCAAGGCCTTGCGCTTTATCTTTCTGGTACGGACACTCCGGGTGATGGTGATCTGACGGGGCTGGCGGTCGTCGATAAGCAGCGCCACGGCATCGCGAAACTCGCCGCGGACTTGAGCGCGGACGAGGACGCCGCGTTGCAGCGCTGGCTGGAATCGGACGATCCGAAGTACCTCCACGAGGCGAAGGCTGCGTACCACATGCTGCGCGGCCGCGGGATCACGCTGCGGGGGATTGCGCATGACACGGCGATCGCTGCCTACCTGTTGCGCCCCGGCCAGCGCACGTACGCGCTGGAGGATGTCTACCAGCGTCACCTGCAACGCCAGCTGAGCACGAGTTCGGATCAGTTGAGTCTGCTTGACGATTCCGGCGACGTCGACGCGGCAGCGGCGATTCTCGAACTGTCCGCGGAGCTGACCAAGGAATTGCGCGAGATTGACTCCTTCGAGTTGTACGCGGATCTCGAGCTGCCGCTGGTGACCGTGTTGGCGGAGATGGAGCACACCGGTATCGCCGTGGACGCCGACGTGCTGGAGGAGCTGCGCAAGGATCTCACGCAGAAGGTCGAGCAGGTTGAGGAGCAGGCGCGACAACTTGTCGACGAGCCGACGCTGAACCTTTCAAGCCCGAAGCAGCTCTCCGTCGTGCTGTTCGACAAACTCGACTTGCCGAAGACGAAGAAGACGAAGACCGGCTATTCCACGGCCGCCGCCGAAATTGAGGCGCTCGCGGAGAAGAACCCGCACCCGTTTTTGGATTTCTTGCTGTCGCACCGTGAGCACCAGAAGATGAAGTCGACGGTGGAAGGTCTGATCAAGACAGTGCAGCCGGATGGACGAATCCACACGACGTTCAACCAGACGGTGGCGTCGACCGGCCGGCTGAGCTCGGCGGAGCCGAACCTGCAAAACATTCCGGTGCGCACCGAAGCGGGTCGCAAGATCCGCTCCGCGTTTGCCGTCGGGGAAGGCTACGAGTGCCTCCTGACCGCTGACTACTCGCAGATTGAGATGCGCGTGATGGCGCACCTGAGCCAGGACGAAGGGCTGATCGAGGCGTACCGGGCGGGGGAGGACCTGCACAACTTCGTTGGCTCGCGTGTGTTCGATGTTCCGATCGACCAAGTCACCCCGGAGCTGCGCCGCCGTGTGAAGGCGATGTCCTACGGTTTGGTGTACGGCCTGAGCGCCTACGGGCTGTCCAACCAGCTCTCTATCTCCGCCGGTGAGGCGAAGGGGATTATGGAGAACTACTTCGAGCGATTCGGCGGTGTGAAACGCTACCTCGACGAGGTGGTTGAGCAGGCTCGACGCGACGGCTACACCTCCACGGTGTTCGGCCGCCGCCGCTACCTGCCGGAGTTGACCAGCGACAATCGAGTTGCCCGCGAAAACGCCGAGCGTGCGGCACTGAACGCACCGATCCAGGGCACAGCCGCGGACATCATCAAGGTGGCGATGCTGCGTGTCGACGACGCCCTGCGCGACCACACCTCACGCGTGCTGCTCCAGGTGCACGACGAACTTGTCGTCGAGGTCGCACCGGGTGAGCTCGAGGAGGTTCAGGCCATTGTGGAGCGCGAAATGGATGGTGCGATCGAGCTGCTGGTTCCCCTCGAAGTCTCGGCTGGCACTGGGGCGAACTGGGAAGAAGCCGCGCATTAG
- a CDS encoding YkvI family membrane protein gives MWKRSIAVAASFVGIVVGAGFASGMEALQYFVAYGTQGFWGVVLAGVTMLIAATAFVTFGSYFRADEHNQVFYKVASKPAAFIMDWSAVACMFSVGFVMFAGAGSNLRQSFDWPIWIGATLMLALMLIIGRFDVNRVSNVIAWATPVLVIFVLIGAIYSFTQLSVDWSQVDEYARSEVNRADGTPYWFLGALNHTGLNALCGVSMAIVMAGDEFDTKSSRIGGVIGGAIYVALLALLVAALLIQVESVNGHDMPLLTVLENVHPTLGFVMTWVIFLMVFNTCLGMFYALAKRLTRKNPDKFYRTYAIACIVGFGLSFAGFQPLVSRLYPVLGYLGLFVMAVMAVVYFRHRSDLKEEGERRAQAVEAAKDDEGSGDVEDLAGESNLDEEEFKDAVEEEADSEA, from the coding sequence ATGTGGAAACGCAGTATCGCCGTTGCGGCGTCCTTTGTGGGCATCGTCGTCGGCGCCGGTTTCGCCTCAGGTATGGAGGCGCTGCAATATTTTGTCGCTTACGGCACTCAGGGATTTTGGGGCGTGGTGCTCGCCGGCGTGACCATGCTGATCGCAGCTACGGCTTTTGTCACCTTCGGCTCGTACTTCCGCGCTGACGAACACAACCAGGTGTTCTACAAGGTGGCCAGCAAGCCGGCCGCGTTCATCATGGACTGGTCAGCGGTGGCCTGCATGTTCTCGGTCGGCTTCGTCATGTTCGCCGGCGCAGGGTCGAACCTGCGCCAGTCGTTTGACTGGCCGATCTGGATCGGCGCGACCCTCATGCTGGCGCTCATGCTCATCATCGGTCGCTTCGACGTCAACCGCGTTTCGAATGTCATCGCGTGGGCCACACCTGTGCTGGTCATCTTCGTGCTCATCGGTGCGATCTACTCGTTTACACAGCTCAGCGTCGATTGGTCGCAGGTGGACGAGTATGCACGCAGCGAGGTAAACCGCGCCGACGGCACCCCGTACTGGTTCCTTGGTGCGCTGAACCACACCGGTTTGAACGCCCTGTGCGGCGTCTCGATGGCGATTGTGATGGCCGGCGACGAGTTTGACACCAAGAGCAGCCGCATCGGCGGCGTGATCGGTGGCGCGATTTACGTGGCACTGCTCGCCCTTTTGGTCGCCGCCCTGCTCATACAGGTCGAGTCCGTGAACGGTCACGACATGCCGCTGCTGACCGTCCTCGAAAACGTCCACCCGACGCTCGGCTTTGTGATGACCTGGGTCATTTTCCTCATGGTCTTCAACACCTGCTTGGGCATGTTCTACGCCCTAGCGAAGCGACTGACACGGAAGAATCCGGACAAGTTCTACCGCACCTACGCGATTGCCTGCATCGTCGGCTTCGGCCTGTCGTTCGCCGGCTTCCAGCCGCTGGTGTCCCGCCTCTACCCGGTGCTGGGTTACCTGGGCCTGTTCGTCATGGCAGTGATGGCCGTGGTCTATTTCCGTCACCGCTCCGACCTCAAGGAGGAAGGCGAGCGTCGCGCCCAGGCGGTGGAGGCCGCGAAGGACGACGAAGGCTCCGGCGATGTCGAAGATCTTGCCGGCGAATCCAACCTGGACGAAGAGGAGTTCAAGGACGCCGTCGAAGAGGAAGCCGATAGCGAAGCGTAA
- the rpsA gene encoding 30S ribosomal protein S1 — protein MRTTNAPQVAINDIGGPEEFLAAVDETIKYFNDGDIVTGTVVKVDHDEVLLDIGYKTEGIILTRELSIKHDVDPEDVVEVGDEIDALVLTKEDKEGRLMLSKKRAQYERAWGTIEELQANDQPVTGTVIEVVKGGLILDIGLRGFLPASLVEMRRVRDLDPYIGQELEAKIIELDKHRNNVVLSRRAYLEETQSAVRSDFLHQLQKGQVRKGVVSSIVNFGAFVDLGGVDGLVHVSELSWKHIDHPSEVVAVGDEVTVEVLDVDLDRERVSLSLKATQEDPWRVFARTHAVGQIVPGKVTKLVPFGAFVRVEEGIEGLVHISELAQRHVEVPDQVVNVGEEVMVKVIDIDLDRRRISLSLKQADEDYVEEFDPSRYGMADSYDEQGNYIFPEGFDPETNEWMEGYDEARQAWEARYAEAERRHQAHTAQIERHRAAAAEAAEQEGEQANYSSESAAAAPAADQADENIGSLASDEQLAALRDKLAGN, from the coding sequence ATGCGCACTACCAACGCACCGCAGGTAGCCATCAACGACATCGGTGGCCCTGAGGAATTCCTCGCCGCAGTCGACGAGACCATCAAGTACTTCAACGATGGCGACATCGTCACCGGCACCGTGGTCAAGGTCGACCACGACGAGGTCCTGCTCGACATCGGCTACAAGACCGAGGGCATCATCCTCACCCGCGAGCTCTCCATCAAGCACGACGTCGACCCGGAAGACGTGGTCGAGGTCGGCGATGAGATCGACGCGCTTGTCCTGACCAAGGAGGACAAGGAAGGCCGCCTGATGCTGTCCAAGAAGCGTGCTCAGTACGAGCGCGCTTGGGGCACCATCGAGGAGCTGCAGGCCAACGACCAGCCGGTTACCGGTACCGTCATCGAGGTCGTCAAGGGTGGTCTCATCCTCGACATCGGCCTGCGCGGCTTCCTGCCGGCATCGCTCGTCGAGATGCGTCGCGTCCGCGACCTGGATCCGTACATCGGCCAGGAGCTCGAGGCGAAGATCATCGAGCTGGACAAGCACCGCAACAACGTGGTCCTGTCCCGCCGCGCCTACCTGGAGGAGACCCAGTCCGCGGTCCGCTCCGACTTCCTGCACCAGCTGCAGAAGGGCCAGGTCCGCAAGGGCGTCGTGTCCTCGATCGTCAACTTCGGTGCGTTCGTCGACCTCGGCGGCGTTGACGGCCTCGTGCACGTCTCCGAGCTGTCCTGGAAGCACATCGACCACCCGTCCGAGGTTGTCGCAGTGGGCGACGAGGTCACCGTCGAGGTGCTCGACGTCGATCTCGACCGCGAGCGCGTCTCCCTGTCGCTGAAGGCGACCCAGGAGGATCCGTGGCGCGTCTTCGCCCGCACCCACGCTGTGGGCCAGATCGTCCCGGGCAAGGTCACCAAGCTCGTCCCGTTCGGCGCTTTCGTCCGCGTCGAGGAGGGCATCGAGGGCCTCGTCCACATCTCCGAGCTGGCACAGCGCCACGTGGAGGTCCCGGACCAGGTTGTCAACGTCGGCGAAGAGGTCATGGTCAAGGTCATCGACATCGACCTGGACCGTCGCCGCATCTCCCTGTCCCTCAAGCAGGCTGATGAGGACTACGTCGAGGAGTTCGATCCGTCCCGCTACGGCATGGCCGACTCCTACGACGAGCAGGGCAACTACATCTTCCCGGAGGGCTTCGACCCGGAGACCAACGAGTGGATGGAAGGCTACGACGAGGCTCGTCAGGCATGGGAGGCTCGCTACGCCGAGGCAGAGCGTCGCCACCAGGCCCACACCGCTCAGATCGAGCGTCACCGCGCCGCTGCCGCAGAGGCCGCGGAGCAGGAGGGCGAGCAGGCGAACTACTCCTCCGAGTCTGCAGCTGCAGCTCCGGCAGCTGACCAGGCTGACGAGAACATCGGTTCCCTCGCCTCCGACGAGCAGCTCGCCGCTCTGCGCGACAAGCTCGCTGGCAACTAA